One Suricata suricatta isolate VVHF042 chromosome X, meerkat_22Aug2017_6uvM2_HiC, whole genome shotgun sequence genomic region harbors:
- the LDOC1 gene encoding protein LDOC1: protein MVDELVLLLHALLMRHRALSIENSQLMEQLRLLVCERATLLRQVRPPSCPVPFPETFSGESSRLPEFIVQTASYMLVNENRFCNDAMKVAFLISLLTGEAEEWVVPYIEMDSPILGDYRAFLDEMKQCFGWDDDEDDDDDDDDDDEVD from the coding sequence ATGGTGGACGAGCTGGTGCTCCTGCTGCACGCGCTCCTGATGCGGCACCGCGCTCTGAGCATCGAGAACAGCCAGCTCATGGAACAGCTGCGGCTGCTGGTGTGCGAGAGGGCCACCCTGCTGCGCCAGGTACGTCCGCCGAGCTGCCCGGTGCCCTTCCCCGAAACGTTTAGCGGCGAGAGCTCCCGGCTCCCCGAGTTTATCGTGCAGACGGCGTCTTATATGCTCGTCAACGAGAACCGGTTCTGCAACGACGCCATGAAGGTGGCCTTCCTCATCAGCCTGCTCACTGGGGAAGCCGAGGAGTGGGTGGTGCCCTACATCGAGATGGATAGCCCCATCCTAGGTGATTACCGGGCCTTCCTTGACGAGATGAAACAGTGTTTCGGCTGGGACGACGACGAagacgacgacgacgacgacgacgacgacgacgaaGTTGATTAG